From a region of the Pseudooceanicola aestuarii genome:
- a CDS encoding TonB-dependent siderophore receptor — protein MQTRRKTKMSEFSPVFTASRAQRWTALLLGGTALVALTPAAIAQQAADPVALSPITVQSDETQTAADGSIVAEQASGGGKLTGDLLDVAASVSVITEAEIKRRNASNMEEVLQYTSGVQTNFYGSDDRFDYFKVRGFDAYAYRDGLSVGATFGAAREEPLAFERVEVVKGASAAALGASDPGGAVNYTTRRPKLGRHAEVYTTLGNNNHAEIGFDFGDDLNEDASLSYRLTGKVQDAEKDYGASRDDELFLQGGLTWRPTAQTELTFVAEHLNQDNVPGSGGYPVGVDTPRSAFFGEPDYNYRGTERSTYTALLSHDFGTGLSLSSTLRYSEEHADFGYVYVSGSAGGTDLTRAQFTNDESGTKLAGNVVLDYRTNLGAVGSHTRFGLEYLEEDSTSALWWVGVSNIDYANPVYSGISTNQATSPYNDTDTFNRTTAVFINQEFDFGDRVIANIGLRHDHLELSQTNNLTNTTTSGTFDELTGSAGLTYKLTRNSAIFASYAESVVPAGLTVEPERGEQYELGFKYRPANGRALFSASLFDLSRTNLTRTNPATGLQDTIGKVRVRGLDLEAKAELSEAIALTAAYSYLDSEIVENGTSGNEGNNLAYVPEHMASVWVDYTLKGTGTRGDMTFGLGARFTGSYFFNDANTASTGSNIVYDAAFSYHPWDNTELAVNVSNLFDDKHVAYGGFGADWYSPGRTISATLRHSF, from the coding sequence ATGCAAACCAGACGAAAGACAAAGATGTCCGAATTCTCCCCTGTTTTCACCGCCTCCCGTGCTCAGCGGTGGACCGCGCTTCTGCTGGGCGGCACCGCGCTGGTCGCGCTGACCCCGGCCGCCATCGCCCAGCAGGCCGCCGATCCGGTTGCCCTGTCGCCCATTACCGTGCAATCCGACGAGACACAGACCGCAGCCGACGGCTCCATCGTCGCGGAGCAGGCGTCCGGCGGCGGCAAGCTGACCGGCGACCTGCTGGATGTGGCGGCAAGCGTCTCGGTGATCACCGAGGCGGAGATCAAGCGGCGCAATGCCTCCAACATGGAGGAAGTGCTGCAATATACCTCCGGCGTGCAGACGAATTTCTACGGCTCCGACGACCGGTTCGACTATTTCAAGGTGCGTGGCTTCGATGCCTATGCCTATCGCGACGGCCTGTCCGTCGGCGCGACCTTCGGCGCCGCCCGCGAAGAGCCCCTGGCCTTCGAGCGGGTGGAAGTCGTCAAGGGCGCCAGCGCCGCCGCGCTTGGGGCCTCCGATCCGGGAGGGGCGGTCAACTACACCACCCGCCGCCCCAAGCTGGGCCGCCATGCGGAGGTCTACACCACGCTGGGCAACAACAACCACGCCGAAATCGGGTTCGACTTCGGTGACGATCTGAACGAAGACGCCAGCCTGTCCTATCGCCTGACCGGCAAGGTCCAGGACGCGGAAAAGGATTACGGCGCCTCCCGCGATGACGAGCTGTTCCTGCAAGGCGGCCTGACCTGGCGGCCCACCGCACAGACGGAACTGACTTTCGTCGCCGAGCATCTGAACCAGGACAACGTACCCGGATCCGGCGGCTACCCGGTCGGTGTGGACACCCCGCGCAGCGCCTTTTTCGGCGAACCCGACTATAATTATCGCGGCACCGAGCGGTCGACCTACACCGCGCTGCTGAGCCATGATTTCGGCACCGGCCTCAGCCTCAGCTCCACCCTGCGTTACAGCGAGGAACACGCCGATTTCGGCTATGTCTACGTTTCCGGTTCGGCCGGCGGCACGGATCTGACCCGCGCCCAGTTCACCAATGACGAAAGCGGCACCAAGCTGGCGGGGAACGTCGTGCTGGATTACCGCACCAACCTGGGCGCCGTTGGCAGCCACACCCGGTTCGGCCTGGAATACCTTGAAGAGGACAGCACCTCGGCGCTGTGGTGGGTCGGCGTGTCGAACATCGACTACGCCAACCCGGTCTATTCCGGCATCTCCACCAACCAGGCGACCAGCCCCTATAACGACACCGACACGTTCAACCGCACCACCGCCGTCTTCATCAACCAGGAGTTCGATTTCGGCGACCGCGTGATCGCCAATATCGGCCTGCGCCACGACCACCTTGAGCTGTCGCAGACCAACAACCTGACCAACACGACCACCTCCGGCACCTTTGACGAGCTGACGGGCAGCGCCGGCCTGACCTACAAGCTGACGCGGAATTCCGCGATCTTCGCCAGCTATGCCGAATCTGTCGTGCCCGCCGGGCTGACGGTAGAGCCGGAGCGGGGCGAACAATACGAGCTGGGCTTCAAGTACCGGCCCGCGAACGGACGGGCGCTGTTCTCCGCCTCCCTGTTCGACCTGTCGCGCACCAACCTGACGCGGACCAATCCCGCCACCGGGTTGCAGGACACGATCGGCAAGGTCCGGGTGCGCGGTCTGGACCTCGAAGCCAAGGCAGAGCTGAGCGAAGCCATCGCCCTGACCGCTGCCTACAGCTACCTGGATTCGGAGATCGTGGAGAACGGCACCTCCGGAAACGAGGGCAACAACCTGGCCTATGTGCCCGAACACATGGCCTCCGTCTGGGTGGACTACACGCTGAAGGGCACCGGCACGCGCGGCGACATGACCTTTGGCCTGGGCGCGCGCTTCACCGGATCGTATTTCTTCAACGATGCCAACACTGCCTCCACCGGCAGCAACATCGTCTACGATGCCGCGTTCAGCTATCACCCCTGGGACAATACCGAACTGGCGGTGAACGTGTCGAACCTGTTCGATGACAAGCATGTCGCCTACGGCGGTTTTGGCGCGGATTGGTACAGCCCCGGCCGCACCATCTCGGCCACGTTGCGCCACAGCTTCTGA
- the pdxH gene encoding pyridoxamine 5'-phosphate oxidase, producing the protein MTDRTGIFAGDDPFAIARAWLADAQQSEPNDANAIALSTVDADGMPNARMVLLKEIEAGAFVFYTNYGSVKAREITATGKAAFVMHWKSLRRQVRVRGDVTREEGAQADDYYASRSLKSRLGAWASDQSQPLSSRAALMAKVAAVTAKQGANPGRPPFWGGFRIIPREIEFWADGAYRLHDRFRWTRLDVGAPWQITRLNP; encoded by the coding sequence ATGACGGACAGGACTGGTATTTTTGCCGGTGACGACCCTTTTGCCATTGCCCGCGCCTGGCTGGCCGATGCGCAACAGAGCGAGCCCAACGACGCCAATGCCATCGCCCTGTCCACCGTGGATGCCGACGGGATGCCCAATGCGCGCATGGTCCTGCTCAAGGAGATCGAGGCGGGGGCCTTTGTCTTCTATACCAACTACGGCAGCGTGAAGGCGCGGGAGATCACCGCCACCGGCAAGGCGGCGTTTGTCATGCATTGGAAATCCCTGCGCCGCCAGGTGCGGGTACGGGGCGACGTCACGCGGGAGGAGGGGGCGCAGGCGGACGATTATTATGCCTCGCGGTCGTTGAAGTCGCGGTTGGGGGCCTGGGCGTCCGATCAGTCGCAGCCTTTGTCCTCGCGCGCCGCGCTGATGGCCAAGGTCGCGGCGGTCACGGCGAAACAGGGAGCGAATCCCGGCAGGCCGCCGTTCTGGGGCGGATTTCGCATCATCCCGCGCGAGATAGAATTCTGGGCGGATGGCGCCTATCGGCTGCACGATCGGTTCCGATGGACGCGACTTGACGTCGGCGCGCCGTGGCAAATCACGCGACTCAACCCATGA
- a CDS encoding LysE family translocator has translation MTFAAYLSVVMIHLLAAMSPGPSFVVCVRVAVTRGFGTAVGLALGFGLGAMLWAGAALAGLALLFELVPQLFTAMKLLGGIFLIWIGWQMWRHAPEPLDMETGALDRMSFGRAMRFGFLTFATNPKPAVFFGAVFVGLVPAGTSLPVLVALIAAIFANETLWYIVVARVFSLPRARALYIRLKSWIDRAFGTLLALFGLKIAFG, from the coding sequence ATGACGTTTGCCGCCTATCTCTCCGTGGTGATGATCCACCTGCTGGCCGCCATGTCGCCTGGCCCGTCCTTCGTGGTCTGCGTCCGCGTCGCCGTGACGCGCGGCTTCGGAACGGCCGTGGGGCTGGCGCTTGGCTTCGGGCTGGGCGCAATGCTCTGGGCCGGGGCGGCGCTGGCCGGGCTGGCACTGCTGTTCGAACTGGTGCCGCAACTCTTTACCGCGATGAAGCTGCTGGGCGGGATATTCCTGATCTGGATCGGTTGGCAGATGTGGCGCCATGCGCCCGAACCGCTGGACATGGAAACCGGCGCCCTGGACCGGATGAGCTTTGGCCGGGCGATGCGCTTCGGCTTTCTGACCTTCGCCACCAACCCCAAACCGGCGGTCTTCTTCGGCGCGGTCTTCGTGGGGCTGGTGCCGGCGGGGACGTCCCTGCCGGTGCTGGTGGCGTTGATCGCCGCGATCTTCGCGAATGAAACACTGTGGTATATCGTGGTGGCACGGGTGTTTTCCTTGCCTCGCGCGCGCGCACTCTATATCCGGCTCAAATCCTGGATCGACCGCGCCTTCGGAACCCTGCTGGCCCTGTTCGGCCTCAAGATTGCCTTCGGATGA
- a CDS encoding ABC transporter ATP-binding protein, which translates to MTQAHLLKTSGLDAGYAEASVIAGLNLTLAPGQITAIVGPNGCGKSTCLKSLARLLKPRRGQVLLDGKAIHRLPTRALAQVLGLLPQSPLAPEGITVADLVGRGRTPHHGMMGRWGAADDAAVARALEASDLADLADRAVDELSGGQRQRCWIAMALAQEPEILLLDEPTTYLDIVHQLDVLDLLQQLNRREGTTMALVLHDLNMAARYADRIVAMAGGQVIVEGTPEQVITPDNLRVVFGLEAQVLPDPVSGRPLLIPVGRAGG; encoded by the coding sequence ATGACCCAAGCGCATCTTCTGAAAACCTCCGGGCTGGATGCCGGATATGCCGAGGCCTCGGTGATTGCCGGTCTGAACCTGACGCTGGCGCCGGGGCAGATCACCGCAATCGTCGGGCCCAACGGTTGCGGCAAATCCACCTGCCTGAAATCGCTGGCCCGGCTGCTGAAACCGCGCAGGGGCCAGGTGCTGCTGGACGGCAAGGCGATCCACCGCCTGCCGACCCGCGCGCTGGCGCAGGTTTTGGGGCTGCTGCCGCAGTCGCCGCTGGCGCCCGAAGGGATCACCGTGGCCGATCTGGTGGGTCGGGGCCGGACGCCGCATCACGGCATGATGGGCCGCTGGGGCGCCGCCGACGATGCCGCCGTCGCCCGCGCGCTGGAGGCCAGCGACCTGGCCGATCTGGCTGACCGTGCGGTGGATGAGCTGTCAGGCGGTCAGCGGCAGCGGTGCTGGATCGCCATGGCCCTGGCGCAGGAGCCGGAGATCCTGTTGCTGGACGAGCCGACGACCTACCTGGACATCGTGCATCAGCTGGATGTGCTGGACCTGTTGCAGCAGCTTAACCGCCGGGAAGGCACCACCATGGCGCTGGTGCTGCATGATCTGAACATGGCTGCGCGGTATGCCGATCGGATCGTGGCGATGGCTGGCGGGCAGGTGATCGTCGAGGGCACGCCTGAACAGGTCATCACCCCCGACAACCTGCGCGTCGTCTTCGGGCTGGAGGCGCAGGTGCTGCCCGATCCGGTCAGCGGGCGGCCGCTGTTGATCCCCGTGGGGCGCGCTGGCGGCTGA
- a CDS encoding cold-shock protein — protein sequence MPQDQAARIVDGVVKWFDPVRGFGFVVADSGGPDILLHANVLRNFGQSSVADGARVRISVQDTDRGTQAVTVEDVEPPRGGGIMLEDFQALDPAVLKDVPMLPARVKWFDKVKGFGFANVFGKDDDIFMHIEVLRASGLADLAPGEAVALRVIDGRRGKMAMEICAWEAAGR from the coding sequence ATGCCTCAAGACCAGGCGGCCCGCATCGTGGATGGCGTCGTGAAATGGTTCGACCCAGTCCGTGGCTTCGGCTTTGTCGTCGCCGATAGCGGGGGGCCGGATATTCTGCTGCATGCCAACGTGCTGCGAAATTTCGGGCAATCCTCGGTAGCCGATGGCGCACGGGTACGCATTTCCGTGCAGGATACCGATCGCGGTACGCAAGCCGTCACGGTAGAAGACGTGGAGCCGCCGCGCGGCGGTGGAATCATGCTGGAGGATTTTCAGGCCCTCGATCCCGCCGTGCTGAAGGATGTGCCGATGCTGCCTGCGCGCGTGAAATGGTTCGACAAGGTCAAGGGATTCGGCTTTGCCAATGTCTTTGGCAAGGATGACGACATCTTCATGCATATCGAAGTGCTGCGCGCCTCTGGGCTGGCCGATCTGGCGCCGGGAGAGGCGGTCGCGCTGCGGGTCATCGACGGGCGCCGGGGCAAGATGGCAATGGAGATCTGCGCCTGGGAAGCCGCCGGGCGCTAG
- a CDS encoding FecCD family ABC transporter permease, producing the protein MANRPGTAWGSAAAGPESRGRRRRRGRGPWVAGLALVVLAAACALSVIHGARVVGWDDIAAGLSGQIDSVAQAAVAQRLPRTVLGILAGAALAVSGAVMQGVTRNPLADPGILGVNAGASLAVVIGIAWFSVEAAQSFIWLGIGGAGLAAVFVYAVGTLGPGGASPLKLALAGAATAIALSSVTMAIVLPRQDIAEAVQAWHIGGIGGATWPTLRLVAPYLLAGFAGALLLGGRLNALALGDELAAGLGERVAWARAGAALVAVTLAGATTAICGPIAFVGLVVPHVCRLLGGVDHRRLLPLSAATGAAFLLVSDVLGRIIARPTEAQVGIVTALVGAPFFIWVVRRQKVRNL; encoded by the coding sequence ATGGCGAATAGGCCGGGCACAGCCTGGGGTTCCGCCGCGGCGGGGCCGGAGAGCCGGGGCAGGCGGCGCCGGCGCGGACGCGGCCCCTGGGTCGCGGGGCTGGCCCTTGTCGTGCTGGCGGCGGCCTGTGCGCTGTCGGTGATCCATGGCGCGCGGGTGGTCGGCTGGGACGATATCGCCGCCGGCCTGTCCGGGCAGATCGACAGCGTCGCGCAGGCGGCGGTGGCGCAGCGCCTGCCCCGGACCGTGCTGGGCATTCTGGCCGGGGCGGCGCTGGCCGTGTCGGGCGCGGTGATGCAGGGGGTCACCCGCAATCCGCTGGCCGACCCCGGCATCCTGGGTGTGAATGCGGGGGCCTCGCTGGCCGTGGTCATCGGCATCGCCTGGTTTTCGGTCGAGGCGGCGCAAAGCTTCATCTGGCTGGGCATCGGCGGCGCCGGGCTGGCGGCGGTCTTTGTCTATGCGGTCGGCACGCTGGGGCCGGGCGGGGCCAGCCCGCTGAAACTGGCGCTGGCGGGCGCGGCGACGGCGATTGCGCTGTCTTCGGTCACCATGGCGATCGTGCTGCCGCGTCAGGACATCGCGGAGGCGGTGCAGGCCTGGCATATCGGTGGCATCGGCGGCGCCACCTGGCCCACGCTGCGGCTGGTCGCGCCCTATCTGCTGGCCGGGTTCGCCGGGGCGCTGCTGCTGGGCGGGCGGCTGAACGCGCTGGCCCTGGGGGACGAACTGGCCGCCGGGCTGGGCGAGCGCGTCGCCTGGGCGCGGGCGGGCGCGGCGCTGGTGGCGGTGACGCTGGCGGGGGCCACCACGGCGATCTGCGGGCCGATCGCCTTTGTCGGGCTGGTGGTGCCGCATGTCTGCCGCCTGCTGGGTGGGGTGGATCATCGTCGCCTGCTGCCGCTGTCGGCCGCCACCGGTGCGGCCTTCCTGCTGGTGTCGGACGTGCTGGGCCGGATCATCGCCCGTCCGACAGAGGCACAGGTGGGCATCGTCACCGCGTTGGTCGGGGCACCGTTTTTCATCTGGGTGGTGCGCCGCCAGAAGGTGCGTAACCTGTGA
- a CDS encoding DUF192 domain-containing protein, whose product MRHLGVIAGLVGLALSAGAASAACRVDRVELRGDFGSARFRVELADDGESRARGLMFREEMPRSAGMLFLYPDPQPVISFWMRNTLIPLDILYIDATGTVRGIAHEAQPLDETGLPGPAGSQYVLEINGGLARAMGITEGTQLRHPEIDQSQAAWPCAER is encoded by the coding sequence ATGCGACATCTTGGTGTTATTGCGGGCCTGGTCGGGCTGGCACTGTCCGCCGGCGCGGCTTCGGCCGCCTGCCGCGTCGACCGGGTGGAGCTGCGCGGCGATTTCGGCAGCGCCCGATTCCGGGTGGAACTGGCCGATGACGGCGAATCCCGCGCCCGGGGGCTGATGTTCCGCGAGGAGATGCCGCGCAGCGCCGGGATGCTGTTCCTCTATCCCGATCCGCAGCCCGTCATTTCATTCTGGATGCGCAACACCTTGATCCCGCTGGATATCCTTTACATCGACGCGACCGGCACCGTGCGGGGCATCGCTCACGAGGCGCAGCCTCTGGATGAAACCGGCCTGCCGGGCCCTGCGGGTTCGCAATACGTGCTGGAGATCAATGGCGGGCTGGCGCGGGCCATGGGCATCACCGAGGGCACGCAGCTGCGCCACCCGGAGATTGACCAATCGCAGGCCGCTTGGCCCTGCGCTGAACGATAG
- the fabI gene encoding enoyl-ACP reductase FabI yields the protein MSNALMAGKRGLIMGLANDKSIAWGIARALSDAGAELAFTYMGDQFKKRVVPLADQLGVTKLYDCNVGDEASIDAAFSAIEAEWGRIDFIVHAIGFSDKSELRGRYVDTSRDNFRNTMDISVYSFTAVAQRAEKIMGPGGSMLTLTYYGAEQVMPHYNVMGVAKAALEASVKYLAEDLGKDGIRVNAISAGPIKTLAASGIGDFRYILKWNELNSPLRRNVTIDDVGKSALYLLSDLASGVTGENLHVDSGYHVVGMKAVDAPDIDKS from the coding sequence ATGTCAAACGCGCTGATGGCGGGAAAACGGGGCCTGATCATGGGTCTGGCCAACGACAAGTCCATCGCCTGGGGCATCGCCAGGGCGTTGTCCGACGCGGGGGCGGAGCTGGCCTTTACCTACATGGGGGACCAGTTCAAGAAGCGCGTGGTGCCGTTGGCCGACCAGCTGGGCGTGACGAAGCTGTATGATTGCAACGTCGGGGACGAAGCGTCGATCGACGCGGCCTTTTCCGCGATCGAAGCGGAATGGGGTCGGATCGACTTCATCGTGCATGCCATCGGCTTTTCCGACAAGTCGGAACTGCGCGGTCGCTACGTGGACACCAGCCGCGACAACTTCCGCAACACGATGGACATCTCCGTCTATTCCTTTACCGCCGTGGCGCAGCGCGCGGAAAAGATCATGGGCCCCGGCGGGTCGATGCTGACGCTGACCTATTACGGCGCCGAACAGGTGATGCCGCATTACAACGTGATGGGCGTGGCCAAGGCCGCACTGGAGGCATCGGTCAAGTACCTGGCCGAAGACCTGGGCAAGGACGGCATCCGGGTCAACGCCATCTCCGCCGGCCCGATCAAGACGCTGGCCGCATCGGGTATCGGCGATTTCCGCTATATCCTGAAGTGGAACGAGCTGAACTCCCCTCTGCGACGCAACGTGACGATCGACGATGTGGGCAAATCGGCACTTTACCTGCTGTCCGATCTCGCCTCGGGCGTGACGGGGGAGAACCTGCATGTCGACAGCGGCTATCACGTCGTCGGCATGAAGGCCGTCGACGCCCCCGATATCGACAAGAGCTGA
- a CDS encoding FecCD family ABC transporter permease, with the protein MPRPALIPRLAALRRRRRRGHLWRCALLAALLLAAFVSSLMVGQSYVPPATLLRILAGQDVPGAGFIVETLRLPRATLAVLTGASFGMAGAAFQTLLRNPLASPDIVGITAGASTGAVFGIIVLGLRGTDVSLLAVSFGLLVALAIYGLAWKNGVSGVRLILIGIGISAMLQSGTNYLLSRALAWDLQEAFRWLTGSLNGAAWSQILPVAAAAAICMPLLLGQSRNLATLRLGEELAVSLGIRTGWARLVVVLAAVGLVSFATAATGPISFVAFLAGPIAARITGPGGGILIPAALTGALLVLGADFIGQNAFSSRYPVGVVTGVLGAPYLIYLITRSNRGKGRA; encoded by the coding sequence ATGCCCCGGCCCGCGCTGATACCGCGCCTGGCCGCCCTGCGCCGCCGCCGCCGCCGTGGTCACCTGTGGCGCTGCGCGCTGCTGGCGGCGCTGCTGCTGGCCGCCTTCGTGTCAAGCCTGATGGTCGGGCAAAGCTATGTGCCGCCAGCCACGCTGCTGCGCATCCTGGCCGGTCAGGACGTGCCCGGCGCCGGCTTCATCGTCGAGACGCTGCGCCTGCCGCGTGCCACGCTGGCCGTGCTGACCGGCGCATCCTTCGGCATGGCCGGGGCAGCGTTCCAGACCCTGCTGCGCAACCCGCTGGCCAGCCCCGATATCGTGGGCATTACCGCGGGCGCCAGCACCGGCGCCGTCTTCGGGATCATCGTGCTGGGGCTGCGCGGCACCGACGTGTCGCTGTTGGCTGTCAGCTTCGGCCTGCTGGTGGCGCTGGCGATCTACGGGTTGGCGTGGAAAAACGGCGTTTCGGGGGTGCGGCTGATCCTGATCGGCATCGGCATCTCCGCGATGTTGCAAAGCGGCACGAATTACCTGTTGAGCCGGGCGCTGGCCTGGGACTTGCAGGAGGCGTTCCGCTGGCTGACCGGATCGTTGAACGGCGCGGCCTGGTCGCAGATCCTGCCCGTCGCGGCGGCGGCGGCGATCTGCATGCCGTTGCTGCTGGGCCAATCGCGCAACCTTGCCACGCTGCGGCTGGGCGAGGAACTGGCGGTATCTCTGGGCATCCGCACCGGGTGGGCGCGGCTGGTGGTGGTGCTGGCGGCGGTGGGGCTGGTGTCCTTTGCCACGGCGGCGACCGGACCGATTTCCTTCGTGGCCTTTCTGGCCGGGCCGATCGCGGCGCGGATCACAGGGCCGGGCGGAGGCATCCTGATCCCCGCCGCGCTGACCGGCGCGCTGCTGGTTCTGGGCGCGGATTTCATTGGCCAGAACGCCTTTTCCAGCCGCTATCCGGTGGGGGTGGTGACCGGCGTTCTGGGCGCGCCTTACCTGATCTACCTCATCACCCGAAGCAATCGCGGAAAGGGCCGGGCATGA
- a CDS encoding iron-siderophore ABC transporter substrate-binding protein: protein MHRRTMMLRAGAALALTGLTPLGLVTGAAPARADTDWPIRIDHAFGTTVIPARPQRVATVNWANHEVPLALGVVPVGFARAGWGDTDGDGLMPWVAARLKELGAETPRLYDEGDGIDFEGVAASAPDVILAAYSGIGQRDYDTLSQIAPVVVYRDGPWVSDWRETIRLNSLGMGMAEEGEALIAQLDARIAQTAAAHPEFAGEKVMLMAHSAADLSTIGFYSANDPRLEFLQSLGLDLAQAVEATRDNGQFYGSISAENIDMFSDVTLLITYGGPAVEAALQANPLTAQVPAVANGAIAKLQASDLGVAANPTPLSLPSMIDAYADLLSRTLNGE from the coding sequence ATGCACAGACGGACGATGATGTTGCGCGCGGGTGCCGCGCTGGCGCTGACGGGTCTTACACCCCTTGGCCTGGTGACAGGCGCCGCCCCGGCGCGGGCCGATACCGATTGGCCGATCCGCATCGACCATGCCTTCGGCACAACGGTGATCCCGGCCAGGCCGCAGCGCGTGGCGACCGTGAACTGGGCCAATCACGAGGTGCCGCTGGCCTTGGGCGTGGTGCCTGTGGGCTTTGCCCGCGCTGGCTGGGGGGATACGGATGGCGACGGGCTGATGCCCTGGGTTGCAGCCCGTCTGAAGGAGCTGGGCGCCGAGACCCCGCGCCTCTACGACGAGGGGGATGGCATTGATTTCGAAGGTGTCGCCGCTTCGGCGCCGGATGTGATCCTGGCCGCCTATTCGGGCATCGGTCAGCGCGATTACGACACGCTCAGCCAGATCGCGCCGGTGGTGGTCTATCGCGACGGGCCCTGGGTCTCTGACTGGCGGGAGACGATCCGCCTGAATTCCCTGGGGATGGGGATGGCGGAGGAAGGCGAGGCGCTGATCGCGCAGCTGGACGCGCGCATCGCGCAGACCGCCGCCGCCCATCCCGAATTCGCCGGCGAAAAGGTCATGCTGATGGCCCATTCGGCGGCGGATCTGTCGACCATCGGGTTCTATTCCGCCAACGATCCCCGGCTGGAATTCCTGCAAAGCCTTGGCCTGGACCTGGCGCAGGCGGTGGAGGCGACGCGCGACAACGGCCAGTTCTACGGCAGCATCAGCGCCGAGAATATCGACATGTTCTCCGACGTGACCCTGCTTATCACCTATGGCGGCCCGGCCGTGGAGGCGGCATTGCAGGCCAACCCGCTGACCGCGCAGGTGCCCGCCGTGGCCAATGGCGCGATTGCCAAGTTGCAGGCATCGGACCTGGGGGTGGCGGCCAATCCGACGCCGTTGTCCCTGCCGTCGATGATCGACGCATATGCCGATCTCCTGTCGCGGACGCTGAATGGCGAATAG
- the gpt gene encoding xanthine phosphoribosyltransferase, with protein MTDNRLPHEKGFHVSWDQLHRDARALAWRLDGKGPDNGAWRAVVAITRGGMAPAMIVARELDIRTVDTISVKSYDHQSQDAAKVLKSPDREMMGDGTGILVVDDLVDTGRTLELVRDLYPHAHFATVYAKPKGNPMVDTFITEVSQDTWIFFPWDMALQYVEPYRGKD; from the coding sequence ATGACCGACAACCGTCTTCCCCACGAAAAGGGGTTCCACGTCAGCTGGGACCAGCTTCACCGTGACGCAAGGGCCCTGGCCTGGCGGCTGGACGGCAAGGGCCCGGACAACGGCGCCTGGCGCGCTGTGGTCGCGATCACCCGGGGTGGCATGGCGCCGGCGATGATCGTCGCGCGGGAGCTGGACATCCGCACCGTCGACACGATCAGCGTCAAGAGCTACGACCACCAGTCGCAGGATGCCGCCAAGGTGCTGAAATCCCCCGATCGGGAGATGATGGGCGACGGCACCGGCATTCTGGTGGTGGACGATCTGGTCGATACCGGGCGCACGCTGGAACTGGTGCGCGACCTCTACCCCCACGCCCATTTCGCCACGGTCTATGCCAAGCCCAAAGGCAACCCGATGGTGGACACCTTCATCACCGAAGTCAGCCAGGACACCTGGATCTTCTTCCCCTGGGACATGGCGCTGCAATACGTCGAACCCTACCGGGGCAAGGATTGA